Proteins co-encoded in one Holophagales bacterium genomic window:
- a CDS encoding nitrous oxide-stimulated promoter family protein: MTSAERRVAREWRTLQAMIRIACRDLHGGADELCAECEELRLYAERRLARCPFAEEKPTCVKCPVHCYEEGMRERVRQVMRYAGPRMLFRHPVLALLHLRDERLPLSEKAQKVAERLKRPAGEG, translated from the coding sequence ATGACCTCCGCCGAGCGCCGGGTCGCCCGGGAGTGGAGGACCCTCCAGGCCATGATCCGGATCGCCTGCCGGGATCTTCACGGGGGTGCCGACGAGCTGTGCGCGGAGTGCGAGGAGCTGCGCCTCTACGCCGAGCGGCGCCTCGCCAGGTGCCCGTTTGCCGAGGAGAAGCCGACGTGCGTGAAGTGCCCCGTCCACTGCTACGAAGAGGGGATGCGGGAGCGGGTGCGGCAGGTGATGCGCTACGCCGGCCCGCGGATGCTCTTCCGCCACCCGGTCCTCGCCCTGCTCCACCTGCGCGACGAGCGGCTCCCCCTCTCCGAGAAGGCGCAGAAAGTGGCCGAGCG